One genomic segment of Odocoileus virginianus isolate 20LAN1187 ecotype Illinois chromosome X, Ovbor_1.2, whole genome shotgun sequence includes these proteins:
- the ELK1 gene encoding ETS domain-containing protein Elk-1, whose product MDPSVTLWQFLLQLLREQGNGHIISWTSRDGGEFKLVDAEEVARLWGLRKNKTNMNYDKLSRALRYYYDKNIIRKVSGQKFVYKFVSYPEVAGCSTEDCPPQPEVSVTSTLANAGATAVHAIPGDTASGKPGTLKGAGMAGPGSLARSSRNDYMRSGLYSTFTIQSLQPQPPSHPRPSTVLPSTGPAGVAVPPSGSRSTSPNPLEACLEAEEAGLPLQVILTPPEAPNLKSEEPNMEPGLGRPLPPEVKVEEPKEELEAAASGEAGFVLEAVKAEPFEPKVDPEVPPAEGVPARLSAVVMETAAQVGGLTASTTPSTEIAQPQKGRKPRDLELPLSPSLLGGPGPERTPGSGTGSGLQAPGPALTPSLLPTHTLTPVLLTPSSLPPSIHFWSTLSPIAPRSPAKLSFQFPSSGSAQVHIPSISVDGLSTPVVLSPGPQKP is encoded by the exons ATGGACCCTTCTGTGACGCTGTGGCAGtttctgctgcagctgctgagagAGCAAGGCAATGGCCACATCATTTCCTGGACCTCACGGGATGGCGGTGAGTTCAAGCTGGTGGACGCTGAGGAGGTGGCCCGGCTGTGGGGGCTGCGCAAGAATAAGACCAACATGAATTATGACAAGCTCAGCCGGGCCTTGCGGTACTATTATGACAAG AACATCATCCGCAAAGTGAGCGGCCAGAAGTTTGTCTACAAGTTTGTGTCCTACCCTGAGGTCGCAGGGTGCTCCACTGAGGACTGCCCGCCTCAGCCTGAGGTGTCTGTCACCTCCACTCTGGCAAATGCAGGTGCCACAGCTGTACACGCCATCCCCGGGGACACTGCCTCTGGGAAGCCAGGCACACTCAAGGGTGCAGGAATGGCAGGCCCAGGCAGCTTGGCGCGCAGCAGCCGAAATGATTACATGCGCTCAGGCCTCTATTCCACCTTCACCATCCAGTCCCTGCAGCCACAACCGCCCTCTCATCCTCGGCCTTCCACAGTGCTCCCCAGCACCGGCCCTGCAGGAGTAGCAGTGCCTCCCTCGGGGAGCAGGAGCACCAGTCCAAACCCCTTGGAGGCCTGCCTGGAGGCTGAGGAGGCTGGCCTGCCTCTGCAG GTCATCCTGACCCCACCCGAGGCCCCAAACCTTAAATCCGAAGAGCCAAATATGGAGCCTGGGTTGGGCCGGCCACTGCCCCCAGAAGTCAAAGTGGAAGAGCCCAAGGAAGAGTTAGAAGCTGCAGCCAGTGGGGAGGCGGGGTTTGTGCTGGAAGCCGTCAAGGCCGAGCCCTTTGAGCCCAAAGTCGACCCAGAAGTCCCTCCAGCAGAGGGCGTGCCAGCCCGGCTGTCCGCCGTCGTAATGGAAACTGCGGCGCAGGTGGGCGGCCTCACGGCTTCCACAACACCCAGCACGGAGATCGCCCAGCCTCAGAAGGGCCGGAAGCCCCGAGACCTGGAGCTTCCACTCAGCCCGAGCCTGCTGGGTGGACCAGGACCCGAACGGACTCCAGGATCGGGAACTGGTTCGGGTCTACAGGCGCCAGGTCCAGCGCTGACGCCTTCCCTGCTACCTACGCACACATTG ACCCCGGTGCTGCTGACGCCCAGCTCGCTGCCCCCCAGCATTCACTTCTGGAGCACCCTGAGTCCCATTGCACCCCGTAGCCCGGCCAAGCTCTCCTTCCAG TTTCCATCCAGTGGCAGCGCCCAGGTGCACATCCCTTCCATCAGCGTGGATGGCCTCTCAACCCCCGTGGTGCTCTCCCCAGGGCCCCAGAAGCCATga
- the CFP gene encoding properdin, producing MPAQAQALLLLLPLLLLTLPATGSDSVQCFAQYEESTGKCKDFLGGGVSVEDCCLNAAYAFQKPGSKLCMACRLPQWSPWSAWAPCSVTCTEGSQLRHRHCIGWGEQCSPEKVEPGTLQWQLQACEDQPCCPEMGGWSDWGPWAACSVTCSRGTQIRRRACNRPTPKCGGHCIGEAQESEACDTKQVCPTHGAWAAWGPWGPCSGTCHSGPNAAVERRSRTCSAPEPSTQPPGNPCPGSAYEQRACTGLPPCPVAGGWGPWGAVSPCPVTCGLGQIQEKRTCDHPLPQHGGPFCVGDATRTHVCNTAMHCPVNGQWGLWGEWSNCIRPNIKHISCQEIPGQQTRSRVCKGRKFDGQRCVGKLQDIRHCYNIQRCLWKGSWSEWSTWGLCIPPCGPNPIRTRQRLCQATLPKFSPTVTMVEGQGEKNVTFWGKPSVLCDVLQGQKVMVEEKRPCLHVPPCKEP from the exons ATGCCTGCCCAAGCGCAGgccctactgctgctgctgccactgctgctgctcaCCTTGCCAGCCACAG GCTCAGACTCTGTACAATGCTTCGCCCAGTATGAGGAATCTACTGGCAAGTGCAAGGACTTCCTTGGGGGAGGGGTCAGCGTGGAAGACTGCTGTCTCAATGCTGCCTATGCCTTCCAGAAGCCTGGCAGCAAGCTTTGTATGGCATGCAG GCTCCCACAATGGTCACCGTGGTCCGCATGGGCCCCCTGCTCAGTGACCTGCACTGAGGGCTCCCAGCTGCGGCACCGGCACTGCATAGGCTGGGGTGAGCAATGCTCCCCCGAGAAGGTGGAGCCTGGAACCCTCCAGTGGCAGCTACAGGCCTGTGAGGACCAGCCATGCTGTCCTG AGATGGGTGGCTGGTCCGATTGGGGACCCTGGGCAGCTTGCTCTGTCACCTGCTCTAGAGGGACCCAGATTCGTCGTCGAGCATGTAATCGCCCCACCCCCAAGTGTGGGGGCCACTGCATAGGAGAGGCACAGGAGTCAGAGGCCTGTGACACCAAACAAGTCTGCCCCA CACACGGGGCCTGGGCTGCTTGGGGCCCCTGGGGCCCCTGCTCAGGCACCTGCCACAGTGGACCCAATGCAGCTGTGGAGAGACGAAGCCGCACATGCTCTGCACCTGAGCCCTCCACACAGCCTCCTGGGAATCCCTGCCCAGGGTCAGCCTATGAGCAGCGGGCCTGCACCGGCCTGCCACCTTGCCCAG TGGCTGGTGGTTGGGGGCCATGGGGTGCTGTGAGCCCCTGCCCTGTGACCTGCGGCCTGGGTCAGATCCAGGAAAAACGGACATGTGATCACCCTCTGCCCCAGCATGGGGGCCCCTTctgtgtcggtgatgccacccgGACGCATGTCTGCAACACGGCCATGCACTGCCCTG TGAATGGACAGTGGGGGCTCTGGGGGGAGTGGAGCAACTGCATCCGCCCAAACATTAAACACATCAGCTGCCAGGAGATCCCAGGCCAGCAGACACGCTCCAGGGTCTGCAAGGGCCGCAAATTTGACGGACAGCGATGTGTTGGGAAACTGCAGGATATCCGGCACTGCTACAACATCCAGCGCTGCCTCT GGAAAGGCTCCTGGTCGGAGTGGAGTACCTGGGGGCTGTGCATACCCCCATGTGGACCCAACCCCATCCGCACCCGCCAGCGCCTCTGCCAGGCCACTCTCCCCAAGTTCTC GCCCACCGTTACCATGGTCGAAGGTCAGGGTGAGAAGAATGTGACCTTCTGGGGGAAACCGTCCGTACTGTGCGATGTGCTGCAGGGGCAGAAGGTGATGGTGGAGGAGAAACGGCCATGTCTACACGTGCCTCCCTGCAAAGAACCCTGA